In the Desulfitobacterium hafniense DCB-2 genome, TATACCCATTGAACCTCATATGGACAAATTTGCGGGTGCCAGTAGAAGAGGATGAGCGGCAGCTTCCTCTGATGATAGCCCGTAAGCTTAAAGTTTCCCAGCAGAGCATCTCCAACCTGCGGATTTTGCGCCGTTCAGTGGATGCCCGCAAGAAGCCTCAATTACTTTTTTCCTATACCCTCGGATTTTCTCTGGATATTCCGTATAAAGAAGTGAATCGCGTTTTGCATCGAGTAGCAGATCTCAAGCCTGAACCCCAGATTATGCCAAGGCCTTTTATGAAGCCCGAGAAAAGCTTAAAGCATCGTCCTATCGTGGTTGGGGCTGGACCAGCAGGATATTTTGCTGCTCTGACCTTAGCCAAAGGCGGCTATGCGCCACTGGTTCTTGAGCAGGGGGATGATGTGGAGACTCGAAGCTTAAAAGTGGAGAATTTTTGGAGAACAGGTCAGCTGGATACCGAAAGTAATGTTCAATTTGGAGAAGGGGGAGCAGGAACTTTCTCTGATGGAAAACTAACCACCCGCATAGCGGATCCTCGCATTACGGAAGTATTGGAGACCTTTGTAGAACAAGGGGCTCCTTCGGAAATACTTTTCCTGGCCAAGGCTCATATTGGAACGGATATTTTAAAAATTGTAACCCAGAGGCTTCGGGAGAAAATCCAATCCCTGGGTGGAGAGGTGCGTTTTCGCGCTAAACTCACAGGTTTACGCCATCAAAACGGAAAGCTTGTCGGCGTTGAAGTCAATCACCAGGAAGTCGTTCCAGCAGAGGCAGTGATCTTGGCTATCGGGCACAGCGCCCGGGAAACCTATCGCCTATTGCTGGCACAAGGAGTTCACTTGGAACAGAAGGCATTTGCCATTGGACTTCGGATTGAGCATCCCCAGAAGCTCATTAACACCAGCCAATATGGAGTGGAATTCCACCCCAAACTAGGCCCTGCCGATTATCAGCTGACGTACCAGGACACAACAACCGGGCGAGGGGCCTATGCTTTTTGCATGTGCCCCGGCGGCAAAGTGGTGGCCGCCGCTTCAGACCTGGAGCGGTTGGTAACCAATGGTATGAGCGAATATCGACGGGATACCGGGATAGCCAATAGCGCCTTGGTAGTGACTGTAGGAAAAGGCGATTTTCAAAGGGAGCATCCTTTAGCCGGAGTTGAGTTTCAAGAATATTGGGAGCACCAGGCGTTCTTAGCCGGTGATCGTGATTATAAGGCTCCGGCCCAAAGTGTCCGGGACTTCTTAGCAAAGCGGGTCACAGGAGATTTTCCTTTGCCTGCCAGCTATACTCCGGGTATTCAGCCTGTTGAGCTCCACCGGGTTTTACCACAAGCCGTGGGCGATGTACTGGATAGAGCGCTGCTTTCCTTTGAACGGAAAATTCAGGGCTTTGCCGGCGAAATGGGGACCCTGACAGGAATCGAAACCCGAACCAGTGCTCCCGTGCGTATCACCCGGGATAAGATGGGAGAAGCCTTGCATATCCAAGGGCTTTTTCCCGCCGGTGAAGGGGCGGGTTACGCCGGTGGGATCATGAGCGCAGCCGTGGATGGAATCCGCAGCGCCGAGGGAATCATGGCTCAGTATAACCCTGCAGATTGAATGAACCTTTTTGTGAAATATTACAAAAGAGAATCAGATATATTTATGTTTTAGAGTCTATTATTGAGGAATAAGATGATAATGACGGCAATGCTTTGCCTTAGTAATCCAGTATGCCCATAACCTAGTAGTATTATGGAAGGGGTAGTTTATTTGGGTAAATTGTTTGGAACGGATGGGGTACGGGGTGTGGCCAATAAGGAGTTGACACCCGATTTAGCCTTTCGTTTAGGTCAAGCCGGTGCCTATGTGTTGAGCAAGGAACACCCCCATCCACGCATTGTAATCGGCAAAGATACCCGGATCTCCGGGGATATGTTGGAAGCGGCTTTAATTGCCGGGATATGCTCTGTGGGAGCTGATGTATTAAGAGTAGGGGTTTTACCCACTCCAGGGATTGCCTACTTAACACGAACCTTAAAAGCCAGTGCTGGAGTCGTCATCTCAGCATCTCATAACCCGGTTCAAGATAATGGAATAAAGTTTTTTTCCTCCACAGGTTACAAGCTGCCTGACGCGGTAGAGGAAGAGATTGAAGATCTTGTCCATAGTCATGAAAAACCCTGGGCAATCCCCGTTGGCAGTGAAATAGGGCGGGTGATAGAGATCCAAGATGCTCAGCGCCGGTATATGGATTTTTTGAAAGGGACGGTGGGCTCCCTTGCCGGAATTAAGGTGGTTTATGATGGCTCCAATGGTGCCGCGTCTCACGTGGGGCCCCAAGTTCTTCGGGAGCTGGGAGTGGAGGTGATTCCTCTATCTGTTACCCCTGATGGAATCAATATCAATGCAGGTTGCGGCTCTACCCACCCGGAGGTACTTCAACAAGCTGTAATCGAGCATAAGGCCGATTTGGGGTTGGCTAATGACGGTGATGCGGATCGTTTAATAGCTGTAGATGAAAACGGAGAAATCGTCGATGGGGATTTCATCATGGTTATCTGCGCTTTAGCACTTAAAGCCAAAGGGCAGCTGATGGAAGATTCTGTCGTAGTTACTGTCATGAGTAATCTGGGTTTGCATATCGCTTTAAAAGAAGCTGGAATTAGAGTTTATGAAACCCAGGTAGGAGATCGTTATGTCATGGAAGAGCTCCTCAAAACAGGAGCGAGGCTAGGGGGGGAACAATCCGGGCATATTATCTTCCTGGATCATAACACCACCGGGGATGGCTTGCTTACAGCTTTGCAGCTCTTAGCAGTGCTTAAAGAGCAAGGAAAACCTATTTCGAAGTTGGCGGCCAAAATGCAGCGTCTACCTCAGGTACTGATTAATGTCCGAGTCAAGGATAAGAAGAAAGCTATGGAAAACCCTTATGTTTTCCAAAAGGTGGAGGAAGTTAAGCGTTTCCTGGGAGAAAGGGGACGGGTCCTCGTACGCTCTTCCGGAACTGAGTCCTTGGTTCGTGTTATGGTAGAAGGCCAGGATCATGAGCAGCTCATGGGTCTGGCTCAGTCCGTGGTGGATATTATTAAGCGAGAAGAGCTTTAAAGAATTTTGGTTAAATTTAACCAAAAGAAAATATTTACTGTAGATATTTTTCAAAGAAAACGTATAATGTTCATGTACCTCTATCTAATTGTGGAGCGTACATGAACATCCTTGATAGGGGAGATGTGTAAGATAAAAGTAAGAGCAAGGTGGATGAGTATAACAAAGAAAATCTGTGTGGTTAAGAACTGGCAAGTTTATACAGCGCCTGGACCGTAATCGAGTTACGAACTCGAATATCGATTAGGGTTGACGAGGAGGAGAGTTATCGAAAGACTCGGCGGATGCTCTCCCGGTGTCTTGACACCGTAAGCTTATTACAAAACCGTGAAGTAATTTGCGGGACAAAAGGTAAGCCTCAAGGAACGGGAGTAGTCTGCTCTTTTTTAGATGATCTCTTTGTTCATATAGCCAGAAAACTTTGAACCGCTCGGAGAGCGGTTTTTTATTTGGTATTATCTATAGAGACTTCCTTGCGTATGCATGCATGTGAAGCAGAATTGAGAGGAGAAAAGAGACTATGTGTGGTATCGTTGGATATATTGGTAAACGCCCGGCTATTCCTGTTCTATTGGATGGATTAAAGAAGCTTGAATATCGCGGGTATGATTCAGCCGGAGTAGCAGTCCTTGAGCAGGATGCTATTACGACCTGCAAGGCTGTAGGCAAATTAGCTGTTTTGGAAGAAAAGCTGGGAACAGATTTTTCTCAGACCTGTATCGGTATCGGACATACCCGGTGGGCGACCCATGGCCGCCCCTCTGATCTCAATGCACATCCCCATTTGGATACTGAAGCAAAATTTGCCGTAGTTCATAATGGGATCATCGAGAACTATATCGAGTTGAAGGAATGGCTGGTCGAACAAGGTCATACCTTCGTTTCAGAAACAGATACAGAGGTATTGCCCCATTTAGTGGAATATTTCTATAAGGGAGACTTAGTCGCAACAGTACGTGAAGTGCTCAACAAGCTCAAAGGTTCCTTCGCTATTCTGGTGATGAGCCGTCAGGATCCGGATATTCTTGTGGCAGCCCGTAAAGATAGTCCCATGGTTGTGGGATTAGGAGAAGAGGAATTCTTCGTAGCCAGTGATATTCCTGCTATCCTCAA is a window encoding:
- the glmM gene encoding phosphoglucosamine mutase produces the protein MGKLFGTDGVRGVANKELTPDLAFRLGQAGAYVLSKEHPHPRIVIGKDTRISGDMLEAALIAGICSVGADVLRVGVLPTPGIAYLTRTLKASAGVVISASHNPVQDNGIKFFSSTGYKLPDAVEEEIEDLVHSHEKPWAIPVGSEIGRVIEIQDAQRRYMDFLKGTVGSLAGIKVVYDGSNGAASHVGPQVLRELGVEVIPLSVTPDGININAGCGSTHPEVLQQAVIEHKADLGLANDGDADRLIAVDENGEIVDGDFIMVICALALKAKGQLMEDSVVVTVMSNLGLHIALKEAGIRVYETQVGDRYVMEELLKTGARLGGEQSGHIIFLDHNTTGDGLLTALQLLAVLKEQGKPISKLAAKMQRLPQVLINVRVKDKKKAMENPYVFQKVEEVKRFLGERGRVLVRSSGTESLVRVMVEGQDHEQLMGLAQSVVDIIKREEL
- a CDS encoding NAD(P)/FAD-dependent oxidoreductase; translation: MNLIWTNLRVPVEEDERQLPLMIARKLKVSQQSISNLRILRRSVDARKKPQLLFSYTLGFSLDIPYKEVNRVLHRVADLKPEPQIMPRPFMKPEKSLKHRPIVVGAGPAGYFAALTLAKGGYAPLVLEQGDDVETRSLKVENFWRTGQLDTESNVQFGEGGAGTFSDGKLTTRIADPRITEVLETFVEQGAPSEILFLAKAHIGTDILKIVTQRLREKIQSLGGEVRFRAKLTGLRHQNGKLVGVEVNHQEVVPAEAVILAIGHSARETYRLLLAQGVHLEQKAFAIGLRIEHPQKLINTSQYGVEFHPKLGPADYQLTYQDTTTGRGAYAFCMCPGGKVVAAASDLERLVTNGMSEYRRDTGIANSALVVTVGKGDFQREHPLAGVEFQEYWEHQAFLAGDRDYKAPAQSVRDFLAKRVTGDFPLPASYTPGIQPVELHRVLPQAVGDVLDRALLSFERKIQGFAGEMGTLTGIETRTSAPVRITRDKMGEALHIQGLFPAGEGAGYAGGIMSAAVDGIRSAEGIMAQYNPAD